A genome region from Hevea brasiliensis isolate MT/VB/25A 57/8 chromosome 9, ASM3005281v1, whole genome shotgun sequence includes the following:
- the LOC110667036 gene encoding probable membrane-associated kinase regulator 6 has translation MECSQPLAVESFSHSWLTSVSSPLNGLEELLRASLDSSHEAIFEELEYKVPKPKRSLEEVQNFNFDVPSSQFPDALVHADQLFAEGLIKPVFISQSKIDTSSSLVLVPKMHSSVVSSAVVPTVDIQCCIFKRWRKSSQRILQKCVGHLRLLCRKLPGSIRTTRVDDIDRRARQVKIWSNSPQASPGITYTSTGWCDIESSIYDAVLHCKRSIGK, from the exons ATGGAATGCTCACAACCTCTGGCCGTTGAGAGTTTCTCACACAGTTGGTTAACAAGCGTAAGCTCTCCTTTAAATGGCCTTGAGGAGCTCCTTAGAGCATCTCTTGACAGTTCCCATGAAGCTATCTTCGAAGAATTAGAGTACAAGGTACCAAAGCCAAAAAGATCTCTGGAGGAAGTCCAGAACTTTAATTTTGATGTTCCCAGTTCTCAATTCCCTGATGCTCTTGTTCACGCTGATCAGCTTTTCGCTGAAGGCCTCATCAAGCCTGTTTTTATCAGCCAATCAAAGATAGACACCTCCAGTTCCCTGGTTTTAGTTCCTAAAATGCATTCTTCTGTTGTTTCTAGTGCTGTTGTTCCAACTGTTGATATTCAGTGTTGTATTTTTAAAAGATGGAGAAAATCATCTCAGCGAATCTTGCAAAAGTGTGTTGGACATCTGAGACTTTTGTGCCGTAAACTACCTGGCTCAATCAGAACCACAAGAGTTGATGATATTGACAGAAGAGCAAGGCAAGTTAAGATCTGGAGCAATTCTCCACAAGCATCTCCAGGCATAACTTATACATCAACTGGTTGGTGTGATATTGAGAGCTCAATTTATGACGCAGTTCTTCATTGCAAAAGATCTATAG GTAAATGA